In Halorubellus sp. JP-L1, one DNA window encodes the following:
- a CDS encoding DUF357 domain-containing protein, which translates to MPADLEEKTDRYHDLLAEAVDEVEVCAPEDTPMGEAALECLEMATSYLDDGEHFRANDDPVNALAAFSYGHAWLDAGARVGLFDVPRDGHLFTQ; encoded by the coding sequence ATGCCCGCGGACCTCGAGGAGAAGACCGACCGCTACCACGACCTGCTCGCCGAAGCCGTCGACGAGGTCGAGGTGTGCGCGCCCGAGGACACGCCGATGGGCGAGGCCGCCCTGGAGTGCCTGGAGATGGCGACCTCGTACCTCGACGACGGCGAGCACTTCCGCGCGAACGACGACCCCGTGAACGCGCTCGCCGCGTTCTCCTACGGGCACGCGTGGCTCGACGCGGGCGCCCGCGTCGGCCTGTTCGACGTCCCGCGCGACGGCCACCTGTTCACGCAGTGA
- a CDS encoding MBL fold metallo-hydrolase, which yields MARTVTARDGDDRRVADGVYRFGTRRINWYVLEADDGLTLVDAGLPAHWPQLEDWLVVHDYGFEDVAALALTHGDPDHVGFARRLADEGVPVYLHPDDRHHLRNPSDGAPGWFYRNLWRPAFLRYAAELVRDGITSIDPVAEFEPISDGDVLPVPGEPRVLFAPGHTPGSCALYVEDRDVLFCGDVLATRNIFTGRESGPQLLGAADEDHEAARASLDRLAGLGTVTLLPGHGNPMEGDVDAIIDRAR from the coding sequence ATGGCACGAACAGTGACGGCTCGGGACGGAGACGACCGCAGGGTGGCCGACGGCGTCTACCGGTTCGGGACCCGGCGCATCAACTGGTACGTCCTCGAGGCCGACGACGGCCTGACCCTCGTCGACGCCGGCCTCCCCGCTCACTGGCCGCAACTCGAGGACTGGCTCGTAGTGCACGACTACGGGTTCGAGGACGTCGCCGCGCTCGCGTTGACCCACGGCGACCCCGACCACGTCGGGTTCGCGAGACGCCTGGCCGACGAGGGCGTCCCGGTCTACCTGCATCCCGACGACCGCCATCACCTGCGGAACCCCTCCGACGGAGCGCCGGGCTGGTTCTATCGGAACCTCTGGCGGCCCGCATTCCTCCGGTACGCCGCCGAATTGGTCCGCGACGGCATCACGTCGATCGACCCCGTCGCGGAGTTCGAACCGATCTCGGACGGCGACGTGCTGCCCGTTCCCGGCGAACCGCGCGTGCTGTTCGCGCCGGGGCACACGCCCGGGTCCTGCGCGCTCTACGTCGAGGACCGCGACGTCCTGTTCTGTGGAGACGTGCTGGCCACGCGGAACATCTTCACCGGGCGAGAGAGCGGCCCGCAACTGCTCGGCGCGGCCGACGAGGACCACGAGGCCGCCAGGGCGTCGCTCGACCGACTCGCCGGTCTCGGCACGGTCACGCTCCTGCCGGGGCACGGGAATCCGATGGAGGGCGACGTGGACGCGATCATCGACCGGGCGCGCTGA
- a CDS encoding M20 family metallopeptidase — protein MTGEPGASGGEYPDDVAGLARELVRIPSENPPGEERAVAEYVVDWCEHHGLDAELVPTPEAPERPNAVAVVGDHDGADDAGGPTLVLNGHTDVVPAGDRGAWTHDPYAGEIVSAEGGGDVRGGGDVLYGRGSADMKTGVAVALATALELAPRFESGDLDGALVVHAAAGEETGLPGTRTLVDEGYGGDCAIVLEPTELRVATSAKGVVTYRVTVRGESAHASHPDEGRNALDGARALFDRFDAYDAEVRERVDDLVGRGYATVTSVEGGTDGNMAVVPDGVEFLLDRRVLPAESIEAVDAEVEAVLDAAAREDGVDADVETVQYYRSASIPSDHAFAELVRDCTGDRAPRDPWGLEAATDAREFVADGIPAVVWGPGSLSQAHTVDEHVDLDEARDARGVLESVAERVLDGDLDDALDGDLAD, from the coding sequence ATGACGGGCGAACCCGGAGCGAGTGGCGGCGAGTACCCCGACGACGTCGCGGGCCTCGCGCGGGAACTCGTTCGCATCCCGAGCGAGAACCCGCCGGGCGAGGAGCGTGCGGTCGCCGAGTACGTCGTCGACTGGTGCGAGCACCACGGCCTCGACGCCGAGCTGGTGCCGACGCCGGAGGCGCCGGAGCGACCGAACGCGGTCGCCGTCGTCGGCGACCACGACGGCGCCGACGACGCTGGCGGTCCGACCCTCGTCCTGAACGGGCACACGGACGTCGTGCCCGCGGGCGACCGGGGCGCGTGGACGCACGACCCCTACGCTGGCGAGATCGTCTCGGCGGAAGGCGGCGGGGACGTTCGAGGCGGCGGGGACGTGCTGTACGGTCGCGGGAGCGCCGACATGAAGACGGGCGTGGCGGTCGCGCTCGCGACGGCGCTCGAGCTGGCGCCGCGCTTCGAGTCCGGCGATCTCGACGGTGCGCTCGTCGTGCACGCCGCCGCGGGCGAGGAGACCGGACTGCCGGGGACGCGAACGCTCGTCGACGAGGGGTACGGCGGCGACTGCGCGATCGTGCTCGAACCCACCGAGTTGCGCGTGGCGACGAGCGCGAAGGGCGTCGTCACGTACCGCGTCACCGTCCGCGGCGAGTCCGCGCACGCGAGCCACCCGGACGAGGGCCGGAACGCGCTCGACGGCGCCCGCGCGCTGTTCGACCGGTTCGACGCGTACGACGCCGAGGTGCGCGAGCGCGTGGACGACCTCGTCGGTCGCGGGTACGCGACCGTCACGAGCGTCGAGGGCGGCACGGACGGGAACATGGCGGTCGTGCCCGATGGCGTCGAGTTCCTGCTCGACCGGCGGGTGCTTCCCGCGGAGTCCATCGAGGCCGTCGACGCCGAGGTCGAGGCCGTCCTGGACGCTGCCGCGCGCGAGGACGGCGTCGACGCCGACGTGGAGACCGTGCAGTACTATCGCTCCGCGAGCATCCCGAGCGACCACGCGTTCGCCGAACTCGTCCGCGACTGCACCGGCGACCGTGCGCCGCGCGATCCGTGGGGGCTGGAGGCCGCGACCGACGCCCGCGAGTTCGTCGCCGACGGCATCCCCGCGGTCGTCTGGGGGCCCGGCAGCCTCTCGCAAGCACACACCGTCGACGAGCACGTCGACCTAGACGAGGCCAGGGACGCCCGCGGGGTCCTCGAGTCCGTCGCCGAACGCGTCCTCGATGGCGACCTCGACGACGCACTCGACGGCGACCTCGCGGACTGA
- a CDS encoding PLP-dependent aspartate aminotransferase family protein: MDDHRFETREVHSHERRDPYGALMPPIYANSTYEYASPTETKAGFRYSRDAMPTRTALEESFANFEGGEHASAFASGMGAIDAVFTATLSAGDHVVAANNLYAETHDLLTDVYSEYGVELTQVPITDVDAIADAMREETALVHFESPTNPMLNVGDVAGAAEVAHEYDAKLSIDNTFASPYLQRPLELGADLAVESLTKYQCGHSDAIAGAVATNDADLAEELEYVQYRRGAIPSPFDCFLVLRGMKTLSTRMERHCANARAVVDALVGNEHVTEVYYPGLESHENHDVAAEQMDDFGAMVAFELDGDVDTVTEFAAGLELITLAESLGGVESLVEVPATMTHQDLSSEALANAGIPETLVRLSVGTEHPDDLVADVEHAIAAAFDER, translated from the coding sequence ATGGACGACCACCGCTTCGAGACGCGGGAGGTACACTCTCACGAACGCAGGGACCCGTATGGGGCGCTCATGCCGCCGATCTACGCGAACTCGACGTACGAGTACGCGTCGCCGACGGAGACGAAGGCCGGGTTCCGGTACTCGCGGGACGCGATGCCGACGCGGACGGCGCTCGAGGAGTCGTTCGCGAACTTCGAGGGCGGCGAGCACGCGAGCGCGTTCGCGTCCGGGATGGGCGCCATCGACGCCGTGTTCACGGCGACGCTCTCCGCGGGCGACCACGTCGTCGCAGCGAACAACCTGTACGCGGAGACCCACGACCTCCTGACGGACGTCTACAGCGAGTACGGCGTCGAGCTGACGCAGGTCCCGATCACGGACGTCGACGCCATCGCGGACGCGATGCGCGAGGAGACCGCGCTCGTGCACTTCGAGTCGCCGACGAACCCGATGCTGAACGTCGGGGACGTCGCGGGCGCGGCCGAGGTCGCGCACGAGTACGACGCGAAGCTCTCCATCGACAACACGTTCGCGTCGCCGTACCTCCAGCGGCCGCTCGAACTGGGCGCGGACCTCGCCGTGGAGTCGCTCACGAAGTACCAGTGCGGGCACTCGGACGCCATCGCGGGTGCGGTCGCGACGAACGACGCCGACCTGGCCGAGGAACTGGAGTACGTCCAGTACCGCCGGGGCGCCATCCCGAGTCCGTTCGATTGCTTCCTCGTCCTCCGGGGGATGAAGACGCTCTCGACCCGGATGGAGCGCCATTGCGCGAACGCGCGCGCCGTCGTCGACGCGCTCGTCGGGAACGAGCACGTCACCGAGGTGTACTATCCGGGCCTCGAGTCCCACGAGAACCACGACGTCGCCGCCGAGCAGATGGACGACTTCGGCGCGATGGTCGCGTTCGAACTCGACGGCGACGTCGACACCGTCACCGAGTTCGCTGCCGGCCTCGAACTCATCACGCTCGCGGAGAGCCTCGGTGGAGTCGAGAGCCTCGTGGAGGTCCCGGCGACGATGACTCACCAGGACCTCTCGTCGGAGGCGCTCGCGAACGCGGGCATCCCGGAGACGCTCGTGCGCCTGAGCGTCGGCACCGAGCACCCCGACGACCTCGTCGCGGACGTCGAGCACGCCATCGCCGCGGCGTTCGACGAGCGATGA